GGACGTCGTCGGCAGCATCATCGGGCAGCAGGAACCGCAAGACGGCAGGCTAGGCGATCACGGGTTCACTGGCTGATCGGTCCAGCCGTCGGGCAGCTGCGTCCAGATCGTTCGCTCGTGAGGCAAGACGCCCAGCGCGAGGTGGTCGCACGACGTCGGCGTGACTTCGAGCACGCGGAACGTTTCCGGCACCGGATCGTTCGACGGCACGCCCTTCACAAACGCCTCTTCGTCTTCACGCGGCAGCATCGGCGTCGGCCAGGCGAAGAGCGCTCTGGCGGAGTCACTCAACTCGCGCCACACGCGGGCGGAATCGTCATCCTCGGGTCCGATCAGCCGTGCCGTGCCGGCCAGGCGGAACTGCGTCCGGCTGTCGGCGAACCAGACGCACGCCTCGACACGGTCGTTTGCGTCGATCTGCTCAACCTTCTCGCTCCGGGCGTCCGTGCAGGCGACCACCCGGCCGTCGTCGCGAACGCCGCGGATGACGATCGTCCGGCACCGCGGCCGACCGGCGGCGTCGATCGTGGCCAGCATCAGGAGAGGCGGACCCGATTCCTTTTCCATCCCCCGGCGAAACTGTGACACCCAAGGCACCATCGCCCCGATTCTACATCCGTGCACGCCGAATGAATCTCAAGGGGCGGTTGTGCGTCAGAACGAGGCA
Above is a genomic segment from Planctomycetota bacterium containing:
- a CDS encoding pyridoxamine 5'-phosphate oxidase family protein, encoding MVPWVSQFRRGMEKESGPPLLMLATIDAAGRPRCRTIVIRGVRDDGRVVACTDARSEKVEQIDANDRVEACVWFADSRTQFRLAGTARLIGPEDDDSARVWRELSDSARALFAWPTPMLPREDEEAFVKGVPSNDPVPETFRVLEVTPTSCDHLALGVLPHERTIWTQLPDGWTDQPVNP